The Anoplopoma fimbria isolate UVic2021 breed Golden Eagle Sablefish chromosome 9, Afim_UVic_2022, whole genome shotgun sequence genome contains the following window.
AACTTCAACATCGCTGTGGTTTCGACAAACAACTGCAAAGCATTGTTGAGTCTGGCGAACCAGTTAGAGTCACTGTGTGATGGTTGGGATGCTGCGGGATCTCTTCATGATCAGACACACCTCCACGTCGGGGAGGCTGTCCTGTTTAGTCTGGGCGCACCCCTCGTCTGCTGCAGCCATGTGCAGGTCGAAGCGCAGCGACACAGACTTCTTGCGCAGCTTGGGATTCCCTCTGAAGAAGGAGCCTTCCCACTGCTTTATCACCTTGTCAATCTTCTCGGTCCTGGAAAGACAAAGGGCAGAAGCCGTGGCAATGAAAGGTGATGCCAATGTTTTCGGTCTCTGTACAGGTTTAAGTGTCAAATATGATTCATTTTGTTCTGGAACATTTATACTTTGTGGTATGCAGAAATAATTTGTCTTTCATTATTATGTGGATGTCAACTGCTAGCAGTCCATTTGTTTCTGTATAGTGTTATGAATCTGTAGCATGTATTCCCTCACTCATCAACATTCAAGTCCATTGGGCTAAGACATACTTAGTTTCGTGTGTCATGTAATCCCATGTGGGATGGGCCACTTCAATGGTTCTGTGTgacaaaactatttttaaatcattaaatgtatgcataatGCACCTGGTTGCACAGTAACACCAGGGGgcagtaaaagaaaacacttaCAGCCTACAGTTGGGTTATTAGAGTGTGTTTGCTGAGAATACACAAGGTTGATGAAGGCGAGGAGAGTgagacaaaacaatacatttgtaaaatctAAACGATGCTGTGTATAGAGTAGATGAAAAGCAGAGTAGTTATTTCTGTGGGTGCGACACCCGGAGTGACCTCTTTCGTGTAACACGCAGTTACACATATTAGTCcatttgtaatgtaaaaaaaaaatggattagTGCAGTTTTACAAGTAATATTTAGGCCATACTACCACAGCAAACATCACAATGCTGTTCTGGGGTGAACATATCAATTGGGGACACAATTTGTATCACTCTTGcctgtatacacacacagagatctCTCATTGGTCGGTCTGACCATCATGAACAATAAACCACATCTGCTGTCATTTATAACCTGATAACGATTTTTGCAGTGTGTTAAGAGACATCAGTGAGTAGAAAAATATTGTCTAGTATCACGAATCTCAGCTCCAAATCACCACAGTTTTTTACTAGTCTTGgtaatttagattgcttgtgtttgggtggttgttcagttttaatagatattcttagatttcattatgattaaattaattcatttatttaaattcttttattttttgtttgtttttagcgttttattattatatttgattattgtgattgttttaccctgtgcagcaccttgagatttctttgtattttaaagtgtgctatataaataaaatccattattattattattattattattactaaggCTGTGATGTAAACACCATCGACAACATGCACATTAGGAATGTTTTCAGCTGTACTGGCCTGTGAGGTAGTTTTAATGGTTTTGGGGAACATTCAGCTGGCTACCACTGGTTCCATCAATACTTACAGATAGAGGCCTTGATGCTGGAGCATTACCTAACAAAGTAGCAGACCAACATAATTAATTCGATCAATAACTAAGGGGGTATTTTCAACAAGGTAATGCTTCCTGTCTGAAGGAAATTATGAGGATTAGGATTCAGGGAACATTcagctaaaaataaattaaatgtcacCTGCTATGAGTAAAGAATCAATCAAGTGACAGAGAGACTAACACTAGGATCTGCTGCTCACAGTAAATATTCTGGCTTGTGTGAGTATGCATGCGTGTAGCTCGTGTGTGTGTCGCTTGGATGCTTGCATGTGGCTTGTCACACCTGAAGCATGACCAAAAGAATTCCGCCCATGTCTCATCCAACAATAACAGGTGCCACGCCCTGCAGATTCCACACCAGGCCAGTATCtccacaataaacacaaacccATTAAAGGAGGAAAAATTCCCATGCAGCACTATGATGAAATACTCATGGGAACCTGTGCTGCcaacataaatgttttatgcTTCGTAACTTGTCGAACGTGTAATGGTAATTATTTTCGACGTCTGCTGGACCAGACGTCGCCGGGGTGGGGATGACATGGATGATTGTGTAATTATAAACTAATGAGTCATTAAAAGCTCACTGAACCAAAGCCTAAGAGGTATGAAGGCTCCAGGGCAGCTGAAGCGAGCAAGAAACTATGTTGTTtgtagtaaaaagaaaaaggcttttatCTTGGAAATGTAGCACAGCTCTCTCTGAAGTAATGCTGTTAGTGCTCGCTACTCCAAAATGCCTACATGTCGGACTGAACCAAAGGTGCTGACGACAGGTCAATGGGGGGCAAAAAGATCAATACTTACTCGATGGTGCCGTGACCCTCTGCGCTCTCCCGCACAACATTACCATGAAGAATCTCCTGAGTCTTCACAGTGGAGATTGGCAAGTCTTTTTCTGGCTCTGTGAGAAGACATTGATGACAAATCATAACAAGATATGACTGGAGTAAGAGTAAGTGtttgtgggtgtatgtgtgtgtgtgatacctGAGAGTATCACAAGGCTTTGCTGCCTATGCAGTTTGCTTTTCTTTAGCCCGCTGTCTGCTGGGAGGAGTGAAGGTATTTCAGGCAGGGGCTCAGACTTGGGTTCGTCCGGAGTAACAGCGGGGTCACTGAAGCCGTTCTCTAGCCCGTTCTCCTTCGGCTCCTCCATGGAAGACCTCCAGGGCCGCAGACCCATTGGCTGCTCCCTATGGCCCATGTACCTGCATGCAGAAGGGCAGACCAGAGTGAAACAAAAGGCACTTGGATTGTATGTTAACATGCGTGTCGTGATTAAAGTGAAAGTTGGACTTTTCGGAGATAGGCTTATTCACTTTCTCGCAGggagttgaatgagaagatcgATAACAATCCAATGTCTGTAGTGGAAGACTAGGAgaaagttagcttagcttaacatgcaaacagagaaacaaagaaacaaccCATAAAAGCCTTCATTCCTTCCTTGTAGAGCCTGTTGCAGGATTGGACTGTCTGCCAACACCATCCTTCAGTGGATTTTCACCCACCATTGCTGTCTCCACTGTCAGCCTCTGACAATACCTAGTTCTGTCCTTCAACTATTTGAGAAGTACCATCTTAAAGAACTACAATCTTGATCTTGAAGCACTCAACAGGAACAAACAAGCCTCAGTGGCCGTTGAATGGCTGCGCTGGAGGATATTCAATACCTGAAATCTCCATCATCCATGCTTGCTGTATGTATCACCTCAATCCTGCTGTGAAGCCTGGACCACCCAAATAGAGCAGCAGAAGTGGGTGACTCAGATTTGCTGTTAGTTTAAAACCAACATCAAGTATTGTAACAATAATCATACCACACCAATTATCCTGGTTAGGGATTCCCCAAGACAGACATCCCTGCAACATTCTGTACAGACATTTATGGCATCTATGTTCAGCGGTTAGCAGGAGCCTAGAAAAGGGCTAAAAAGAACAGGTGAAGAGATGTAAAACTCCTACCAACACCCTGGACAACAGCTGGTGGAAGGTCTGACACGTCTAACCCAGCTAACCCAACATTTGTGTCTTGTAGTTTTCTGGTATAACATTGAGGTCATCTTTATTGCTAATCTCTATGACAATAACTGAGAGAATGTAGGTGAAAAACTATGTGTGATCTTCTTGAAATAACAtccaccccctcctctcttcctctgtctttccgTTCTCTCATAAGAGCTCTCTTTGAACTGCCTGAGCAAAACTCTGGATGGTTAAAAGATGATATTAAACTATTGTGCACTGATCTTTCATTATCATCTTTTGTCCCTTTAACTTGGTTCATTTGCAGACATACACAACTCAGAAACCTTTGAGCTTTTATGTGTGCAGATGCTTCAGTGATAAAAAGTCGTTTTCACTGAAAGAGGATGCtcttgtctgtcttttttttgtcacacagGCTTTTGTGCCTCTACTTTCTACCCATTCAGTCACCACCCttctcaaatatgaaaaaacaatgcaaatttCGGATGCCATGTCCTGTCTCTCCTTGCATCAAAGACATCAGTCAGCCATATCCTGAATGAATAGCATCCAAAGAAATTTGGAAGCACTCCAATCTGTCTGTAACCTCTATGAGTCACAAAACCAAATTACTTTCCTCAAACTATAAAATCACAATAACATGCATGAAGCAACCAATGTGTTAAATAGCAAAAGAGCTGGATGTGAGATGTCTACGTTAATTAAAGGCCATGCCAAAGGAATGGAATATTCCCTCATAAAACAGTACAGACGATGGCAGGGAATAAGTTATAAGACCAGACAAAGACATTTTGTCTGACTCAAGACAGAGCTGCATTTCTAGGCTATGAATTAGTGGTAGAAGGTTTGTCCTTGTCACTTATTTTTTATGCTTCTTGGTTTAGAATTTGTAATAAATTTTCAATCACTGTTTTTACATGTCAATGCGTTGCTTGGCTGTGCTCTACAGTCTCTGTATGTCTCAACCTGCAATTGATAGTGGGGATTTTCAGTTTCTGTACACATAGATTTCACATAATCCCAAACAGAATAGTAAGCCCTGGCTAGACTGATGATCCCTACACATGAAATGATCTTTTTGACAGCTATACAAAGGAACAATTAGTTTACTTTTTCTGAAGTGGAGACATTTCAGTCTTActcatgtcagtgtgtgtgtagtctgcTATCTAGAtcataatgtatatttatatactagcttatttcctctttatttgCTGCACTGTTCCTTTTTTACAGGTTTTAAAGATAAAGTTGCTCCATTGTTCTGGGAAAACCTTTTCCACTACAAAGTATTCATTCCTGACCTGGTTGACACTAAAACCACAAAATACCAACTGAACAATTCTTTCCTGCTTCCTGTAACGTTTCCATTCTTTTCTCGTCGTCTTGCCCTCACCTGCCCTCTTCACGCTCCAGCAGACGTCGGTAAGTGCCAATCTCTCGCTCCAGCCTCATCTTGGTGTTGAGGAGCTGGCCGTGGCGCTGGCGCTGTGTGGCCAGCCCGCTCCTCACCTGCTCCAGCTCGCTCTCCAGCCCAGCGATCACCTGGGAAAGGTCCTGCAGCTGGCTGGAGTACATCCGCTGGGTGTTCTGCAGGGAGCTCTCCAGGCCTTtctcctgaaaaacaaaatgtaaggtGCCCTAATAACTACACAGGAATCCTCAAATATTATTAAGCGTGTGGAAACTAACTATGTTCGAACTTTACATAGTCTAAGTAATGACAAACAAAAGGCAAGTGGATTGTATGTTTAAATCCCATCGTGGTTAAAGTGACAGTTGGACAATATGGGAAAATAAGCTTGTTCACTttagagagttagatgagaagatcgatggTTATAATAAACAAGAGCATcgtccctcactggcttcccaccaaAAACACTGCCAGTTGTGTTGGTTAGTTTGGTCTGGCCAAGCCCTAGGCCCTGCTGATTCATGCtacttatgtatatatatatatatatatatattctgtttttctaaAATTTTAATCGTTTCTACAAAACCAATACATAAAATGTGCATCTTGCCGTGACAGAGGACTTATCAGTGCGATAGTCAGGGAGTGATACGTGAGGAAGTAGGAATTCTTACCAAGGCATGTAGGGTCTCAATCTCCACCTGCAGGGAGTGCCACTGACTCCGGGCCTCGGCTAGCTCGGCCCGGGCCTCCCTCAGGGCGGCGCCGCCGAGGCTCACCTGCGTCCACGCTGCCTCTTCCTGGGTGAGGTGACAGGGAACAGACATTAAAAGAGGTACAAGAACCCCAACACCACTGCCACCATctacacacaccaaacacacacacacacacacacacacacacacacacacacacacacacacacacacacacacacacacacacacacacacacacacacacacacacacattttaacttCTAATCCCTAGTTAACTTtttacaacacagacacaccttGTGGGTTTTTCCCACTGGCACTCATTCAGACAGTCACATGAGAAGCAGCTACAGGTGGTGCTATTGGtagtgtgtgtttcagtttcgGTAAACAGAGCAGACACCCAGACCCATGTGTACACACAGCTGTACAAGCTGTACATTACACGTGTACATGTACTATTACAGCTTGTAATAGTGTGAGGTAGCATCAATTGGAAATACTAAGGAAAGTAACTTTAGATTGTAGTTCATTGTTACTTTACAGAATTGATCTCGGGTGAGTTTTCAAACATCCTTGGTGTGATTGTGTCAACTACTGTACATCTGTACATATTGCTACTGATTTAAAGTTTATGTTATAAACCATTAGAGATATTCTAACTGAGCAAATATAAAGTTACTTTATTTGACCACCAGTGGCACTAAAGAGCAAAGTTTTACGAGCCCCTGATTTGCTTGTATCGTGCACATGCTTCAGGGTGCACATGCACGACCCAACAGTGGTTTCACACTGTTTTACTGATTGACAGGCATCGTTATCACACTAAGAAAACAGCAATGCATCAACAAGGGCAGAGAAGAGGTCTACAAGCTACCAACCATGGATGTAAAGAATGCAATGAGCTTGGTGAATATTtaatgaggaaggaaatgcatttaacacatacaaggatacacacaatgcgttttacaaaaaactgttttttgtgtACAATAAAATTCACAGGGCACCTTTAAGTTTAAACAGGTTCACTGAAAATGATGGATGTACAGTAGTTTTGTGCCAACAAAACTAAACATGGAGAAGCAGTGTTCAGTTTTATGCCCAATATAAAGGGAACAAACTCCCAGATTAATctcaattattttaaatcaaggctgaagacttttctgtttgctgctgaTATATAATAAATCcaacaattatttatttcttacacAGAACtgtgacttttattattttagtctATTCTATGTTAGCTCCTTTTATGTTCTCTtggctttttattgtttttaattgtatctGAATGTCCTTTTGTCGagtgtttatttttgcactttgtctcgatgcttttgatgttttatgtaaagcCCTTTGAATTGACTTGTTGCTGAACTTTGCTAActcaaaaaaggaaacaatgcaACTAATCCCAGGAAGCacagattttgtttgtttgatatcGTAATATAACATTGAGCTGATGCATGTAAATATTCCAAGTTTAGCACTTCTCAAAAAGACAGAGCATTATTTTAGATGTAAATATCACCCATGATAATTATGGACATTAAGCAGGCTTTTGACTGCAGCATTGTGTAACTATTGTGTAACCACTGTGTTACTCTTGCgggaaaagacagagaaggTATCATGTTAACAACAGCATTTCATAAAAGCTGCTCCATTTAAGCACTGTGGTTGCTTGGCAGCGCTTGGCCAAGACACTTTATTGTCGCTGTCAGGACAAAGTCATTGTTCTGGGGTGCAGGAACACTGGGATCATAAAAGGCACCAAGGCTGCGCTTTTTCCCATAATAACAAAAAGGAGGCCAGTTTGGCTAAAACAACAGTAGAAATGCTGCTGTTACTGGATAAAGGATGAAACCTCTTCAAGATATATGAGAATACTCAGGTTGTAATTTGGCTCAGGGATCATTCACTCAGAGAAGTAACTAATCATATGTTGTAACCCaatactgtaaatgtgtgtaacaGTAAAAAGGAGAAGTGAGTGAGGAGACAATCCGGCAATATCACACACAAACCTGCAAAGCATGAGCCTTAAACCTACAGCCTTTCACCACAGTCAGCAAACACTCTGTTAAGCATTTTAGTGTTGAGGGTGTGTCTGTCTGGCAGTGGGCCAGGACAACATGAAAGAGACATAGAAAAAACACCAACATAAGTGAAGATACAGGAGTAGCTGCGTACCTCACTGAGAACTCCTCTGTGTGTTctggatgctgctgctgccgctccAGAGCGGCTGGGCCTGACCCAGCCGGGGGGTTGATTTGACACGGCACCCAGGCTGAGGTGTCTCTCGCCCAGGCCGGGAAGTCTGCCCTGGTCACACTGCGCTCTGATTCGGTCGAGGAGCTGGGCGAGCTCCATCCCTGtgccatcctcctcctcccctcttgctactgctgctgctgtggccgTCGCTAACAGAGCATCGCAGGAGCcggcctgctgcagctgcagagccCGGGCTGCCTGCAAACAGCCAACCAGatggagtgagaggaggagggatggggagagaaggagagagagggggagagcaTAAGACAGATAAAGGGCgagaaagagagtgaatgaTGTAAAGagtaagaagagaaaaacaagagagagagagaaatgaaactTGTTTGTGGATGAATAGGTGAATGAatgcagaggagaaaaataagGGCAAGAGTGaggatgtgtctgtgtgtgtgtgtgtgtcagtatgtatgtgtgtgtgtgtgtgtgtgtgtgtgtcagtgtgcgagtgtgtgtggggCAGAGATTCCACGCAATGCAGAGgtaagagacaaaagaaaaatctgttaTTGAGCCCTacgtgtgtgcatatgtgtgtgtgagtgagcatgtgtgtgcgtttgtatgCAGGAAAAGACACTTGAGGTGAGGGAGGAAAGTATTAGTCAGCAggaataataaaagaaagagaatgatGTAGGataggaggaagagaggaggggtggaTGAGGTCATAGTAAAGGGACAAGTAACCGTTAGATGCTGTGAAACGTAGCTCTTACAAatcgcatgcacacacacacacatatatgagGCAACAATGATGTCAGGCTACTTATAATTCATCTgttataataacaatgataagtGATTTTATACTGTAATATTTAAATACGATATATTACAAACTGTTTATCCTTGTATCTGCTCTTCGATATGACAACTAGTTGTCCTGgtcagcatcagcatcatctTAGTACAAATACAAAGATGGCCTAACAGCAATGTTAGCTGGTATAACActgcattttcaaaaaggaatGTGCAAAGCAAGATTCAGAGTCAACAGCCATGCTTCGCATCAAAATTTGTCTGGTATTGAGCAACAGTACCATGCCAGGCAGCTGCTAAGCAAGCTGTTATGAAATCCATTGCTGCAATTGACCCTTCGCTTTGATTAAAGAAAGTGCTTCCAGTTTGCCACCCTTTTGAAGAAAgtgctttatttctctgtagggtccttcccataatgttgtcagacacttgtaataacaatctgagcctatCAGTAGCataaaacaagcacttttagtagATGTTCATTGACGAAGCGGAATTAAGTCTGATTCTTTTCTACCCATTCAGTCGCCACCCttctcaaatatgaaaaaacaatgcaaatttCGGATGCCATGTCCTGTCTCTCCTTGCATCATGATTGGAAAATCACTatcagagagaaagatagacGGGCACAGTG
Protein-coding sequences here:
- the krt222 gene encoding keratin, type I cytoskeletal 18 encodes the protein MDLLQESSHTMWGLNARLKGFLEQVNRLQEANQRLEAQIADRSTSSTSRSQDWSQQEKTVTELRVQVGNLLMENAQLALQSDSMKSRAAAIQARCETEERTTRRLEQQVVLLRESKRKADQSSTTLQADLRHSMSDLQQMHQEFEAARALQLQQAGSCDALLATATAAAVARGEEEDGTGMELAQLLDRIRAQCDQGRLPGLGERHLSLGAVSNQPPGWVRPSRSGAAAAASRTHRGVLSEEEAAWTQVSLGGAALREARAELAEARSQWHSLQVEIETLHALEKGLESSLQNTQRMYSSQLQDLSQVIAGLESELEQVRSGLATQRQRHGQLLNTKMRLEREIGTYRRLLEREEGRYMGHREQPMGLRPWRSSMEEPKENGLENGFSDPAVTPDEPKSEPLPEIPSLLPADSGLKKSKLHRQQSLVILSEPEKDLPISTVKTQEILHGNVVRESAEGHGTIETEKIDKVIKQWEGSFFRGNPKLRKKSVSLRFDLHMAAADEGCAQTKQDSLPDVEVCLIMKRSRSIPTITQ